A single window of Methylobacterium nodulans ORS 2060 DNA harbors:
- a CDS encoding Flp family type IVb pilin, with translation MVKRFIVDESGATAIEYGLLATLIAVALITAASSVGTNLSSLFNKIAGNLASN, from the coding sequence ATGGTGAAGCGCTTTATCGTCGACGAGTCGGGCGCAACTGCGATCGAGTATGGCCTTCTCGCGACCTTGATTGCGGTTGCGCTGATCACAGCGGCGTCGTCGGTCGGAACCAATTTGTCTTCTCTTTTTAACAAGATTGCTGGAAATTTAGCTTCAAACTGA
- a CDS encoding TadE/TadG family type IV pilus assembly protein — MLKDQDGAVAIELAFLMPILIFILMAVVEFGLIFFTYEAEQRVTWDVSRQVAANRISPSDAPAKVRDGLPGWVGDRSVTVIGPTLANGQYTMTVSLPASAASPTSILARFYGGLVLSTTVVMQKEPSP, encoded by the coding sequence ATGCTCAAGGACCAGGACGGCGCCGTCGCGATCGAGCTGGCCTTCCTCATGCCCATCCTGATCTTCATCTTGATGGCTGTCGTCGAGTTCGGGCTCATCTTTTTCACCTATGAGGCCGAGCAGCGCGTGACCTGGGACGTGTCCAGGCAGGTGGCCGCCAACCGGATCAGCCCGTCCGACGCCCCCGCCAAGGTGCGCGACGGCCTGCCAGGCTGGGTCGGCGATCGGAGCGTCACCGTCATCGGCCCCACTCTCGCGAACGGCCAATACACCATGACGGTCTCGCTGCCCGCCTCGGCCGCGAGCCCGACCTCGATTCTCGCCCGCTTCTACGGCGGGCTGGTCCTCAGCACGACCGTGGTGATGCAGAAGGAGCCGAGCCCGTGA
- a CDS encoding TadE/TadG family type IV pilus assembly protein: MRALLARFRADADGTMTMIVGIVLPVLLGTAAVVLDGANLHLSQLRLQNAADSAALGAVQVLPDSATAVSRGVSLVGQNLPPSYGTAAAATDVVVGTYDPGAKAFTAGGAQPNAVKVTARRSAALGNAIPVYFAWIFGYRSLEAKAESVAVAAGGGNPAACLYALDPVNPGIDARGSVTVNATCGMQLSSYISTSGNAGNYNGQICQSVGDTGATGNFNPGRPRICALQGDPFGLAVDMSGMSCQPFPTAVTTILPGCYTGTIPNKNNYIFQSGTFYFKGATINVGGNDALTITGNGVTLVFDTTSSIKTKGSGTLDLNITAPSLGSYQGFSIVGSPSLDLQGNSNFNAQGGIYMPGSDVHQAGNTDVRADLMVVKSLDLRGSIQIDISGIKATRRPKGKSSTFGLI; this comes from the coding sequence GTGAGGGCACTTCTCGCCCGCTTCCGCGCCGACGCGGACGGCACGATGACGATGATCGTGGGCATCGTGCTTCCGGTGCTCCTCGGAACGGCCGCGGTCGTGCTCGACGGCGCGAACCTCCACCTCAGCCAACTGCGCCTCCAGAACGCGGCCGACAGCGCCGCGCTCGGGGCGGTCCAGGTCTTGCCGGATTCAGCGACCGCGGTGAGCCGGGGCGTTTCGCTCGTGGGGCAGAACCTGCCGCCGAGCTACGGCACGGCCGCCGCGGCCACGGACGTCGTGGTCGGCACCTACGACCCCGGCGCCAAGGCGTTCACGGCCGGCGGCGCCCAGCCCAACGCGGTCAAGGTCACGGCCCGGCGCAGCGCCGCCCTGGGCAACGCCATCCCGGTCTACTTCGCCTGGATCTTCGGCTACCGCAGCCTCGAGGCGAAGGCCGAATCGGTGGCTGTGGCCGCGGGTGGGGGCAACCCGGCAGCGTGCCTCTACGCGCTCGATCCTGTAAACCCCGGCATCGACGCCCGCGGCAGCGTCACGGTGAACGCGACCTGCGGCATGCAACTCTCCTCGTACATTTCCACGTCAGGCAACGCCGGCAACTACAACGGCCAGATCTGCCAGTCCGTCGGCGACACCGGAGCAACGGGCAACTTCAACCCGGGCCGACCCCGCATCTGCGCCCTGCAGGGCGACCCGTTCGGCCTCGCGGTGGACATGAGCGGGATGTCCTGCCAGCCCTTCCCGACCGCTGTCACCACCATCCTGCCGGGCTGCTACACCGGGACGATCCCCAACAAAAACAACTACATTTTCCAGTCAGGCACCTTCTACTTCAAGGGCGCGACCATCAATGTCGGCGGGAACGACGCCCTCACCATCACCGGAAACGGCGTGACGCTCGTCTTCGACACGACCTCCAGCATCAAGACCAAGGGCAGCGGCACGCTCGACCTGAACATCACCGCCCCATCCTTGGGCAGCTACCAGGGCTTCAGCATCGTCGGCAGCCCGAGCCTCGACCTCCAGGGCAACAGCAACTTCAACGCCCAAGGCGGGATCTACATGCCGGGCAGCGACGTCCACCAGGCTGGCAACACGGATGTCCGGGCCGACCTGATGGTGGTCAAAAGCCTCGACTTGCGCGGCAGCATCCAGATCGACATCAGCGGCATCAAGGCAACGCGCCGTCCCAAGGGCAAATCCAGCACCTTCGGCCTTATCTGA
- a CDS encoding HPP family protein, translating to MPEPIGSPRHDGRILRFRLFRPILAGATLRERLIACLGAMVGIALTGLICGCFFGEGPHIPLIVAPMGASAVLLFAVPASPLAQPWPIIGGNTISAIVGVIAAHLIPDPVLAIGVGVSLAIAAMSLTRSLHPPGGAAALTALIGGPAVTSSGYLFPFFPVCINSIILVALGIAFHKLSRRNYPHVPVMAPVNTHGTADLPAPIRVGFKPEDVDAALVALDETLDIDRSDLDRLLRQVELHALVRTQGNLTCREAMSRDVITIRSDETVERARELLLAHNIRTLPVVDAAGRLIGALGLRELALQGSDSIGEAMSKARTAGPDDPAVGLVPMLTDGRTHAIIITAADRTILGIITQTDLLATLARSASAKAFGLPTEMAA from the coding sequence ATGCCCGAACCCATTGGCTCTCCACGGCATGACGGACGCATTCTCCGCTTCCGTCTGTTCAGGCCGATCCTTGCCGGTGCGACGCTGCGAGAGCGCCTCATTGCCTGTCTCGGAGCCATGGTGGGCATTGCGCTCACCGGTCTGATCTGTGGTTGCTTCTTCGGAGAGGGGCCGCACATCCCGCTCATCGTCGCGCCGATGGGGGCTTCGGCCGTCCTGCTGTTCGCGGTGCCCGCGAGTCCGCTTGCTCAGCCCTGGCCGATCATCGGCGGCAACACGATCTCCGCGATCGTGGGCGTCATCGCTGCCCATCTGATCCCCGATCCCGTGCTGGCGATCGGCGTTGGCGTCTCGCTGGCGATCGCCGCGATGTCGCTCACCCGCTCCCTCCACCCGCCCGGCGGAGCGGCTGCCTTGACGGCGCTCATCGGTGGTCCGGCGGTCACTTCTTCCGGCTACCTGTTCCCGTTCTTTCCGGTTTGCATCAACTCGATCATCCTGGTTGCCCTCGGCATCGCGTTCCACAAGCTCTCGCGCCGCAACTACCCGCACGTTCCTGTCATGGCGCCCGTGAACACCCACGGAACCGCCGACCTGCCCGCGCCGATTCGCGTTGGGTTCAAGCCCGAAGACGTCGATGCGGCGCTGGTCGCGCTGGACGAGACCTTGGACATCGACCGCTCCGATCTCGACCGGCTCTTACGGCAGGTCGAACTCCACGCACTCGTGCGCACACAGGGTAATCTGACCTGCCGCGAGGCCATGTCGCGCGATGTGATCACCATTCGCTCGGACGAGACCGTCGAACGGGCACGCGAGCTTCTGCTCGCCCACAACATCAGGACGCTGCCCGTCGTGGATGCGGCCGGTCGGCTGATCGGAGCGCTGGGATTGCGGGAGCTGGCGCTTCAAGGCTCGGACAGCATCGGAGAGGCGATGTCCAAAGCCAGGACGGCTGGCCCCGATGACCCGGCCGTCGGCTTGGTCCCGATGCTGACCGACGGACGGACGCACGCGATCATCATCACCGCCGCGGACCGGACAATTCTCGGAATCATCACCCAGACGGATCTGCTCGCGACCTTGGCCCGCTCTGCATCGGCGAAGGCCTTTGGTCTGCCGACCGAAATGGCGGCCTGA
- a CDS encoding porin, whose amino-acid sequence MARAPHAAAPAIGAEGRLAVDARTETELGPARTFIRLRAGSATR is encoded by the coding sequence ATGGCGCGGGCGCCCCACGCGGCCGCCCCCGCCATCGGCGCCGAGGGACGCCTCGCGGTCGATGCCCGGACCGAGACGGAGCTCGGCCCGGCCCGCACCTTCATCCGCCTGCGCGCCGGTTCGGCGACGCGCTGA
- a CDS encoding rod-binding protein, with translation MIPLAPLAATTAIAGAQALAGVAGTVLSAATGSADKVRKTAQDFESMFLEQTLDKLNGSTGTDGPLGENGTGGGVYRSMLNKEYAQSIVKSGGVGIGDQVMREMLRMQEAGHAASA, from the coding sequence ATGATCCCTCTCGCTCCCCTCGCCGCCACGACCGCGATCGCCGGGGCCCAAGCGCTCGCCGGCGTCGCCGGCACCGTGCTGAGTGCCGCCACGGGCTCGGCCGACAAGGTCAGGAAGACCGCACAGGACTTCGAATCGATGTTCCTGGAGCAGACCCTCGACAAGCTCAACGGCTCGACCGGCACGGACGGCCCGCTCGGCGAGAACGGCACGGGCGGAGGCGTCTACCGCTCGATGCTGAACAAGGAATACGCCCAGAGCATCGTGAAGAGCGGCGGCGTCGGCATCGGCGACCAGGTGATGCGCGAGATGCTGCGGATGCAGGAGGCCGGCCATGCCGCCTCGGCCTGA
- a CDS encoding flagellar basal body P-ring protein FlgI codes for MPGTRRPMRLLSLLALLSALAIMVGASPALALSRVKDLAAIEGVRPNQLVGYGIVVGLNGTGDTLNNVPFTKQSVQAMLERLGVNTRGATMRTANLAAVMVTANLPPFATQGTRIDVTVSSLGDAKSLQGGTLLVTPLLGADGEVYALAQGSLAIAGFQAEGDAAKITRGVPTNGRIANGAMIEREIEFKLNQQRMLRLSLRNPDLTTSKRIAAAINDFMGADTAEPTDPSTVTLQVPARYQGNMIRLLTEIEQLKVEPDQTARVVIDERSGIIVMGRDVRVSTVAVAQGNLTVTITEQPQVSQPEPLSQGTTVVVPRTALKVDTGDRNKLALVKEGVSLRELVDGLNALGVGPRDLISILQAIKAAGALQADIEVM; via the coding sequence ATGCCCGGAACCCGTCGCCCGATGCGCCTTCTGTCCCTCCTCGCCCTGCTGTCGGCCCTCGCGATCATGGTGGGCGCGTCACCGGCGCTCGCCCTGTCGCGGGTCAAGGACCTTGCCGCGATCGAGGGCGTGCGGCCGAACCAGCTCGTCGGTTACGGCATCGTGGTCGGCCTCAACGGGACGGGCGACACGCTCAACAACGTGCCGTTCACCAAGCAGTCGGTGCAGGCGATGCTGGAGCGGCTCGGGGTCAATACCCGCGGCGCGACGATGCGCACCGCGAACCTCGCCGCCGTGATGGTGACGGCGAATCTGCCGCCTTTCGCCACGCAAGGCACGCGGATCGACGTGACGGTGTCCTCGCTCGGCGACGCCAAGTCGCTCCAGGGCGGCACGCTCCTGGTGACGCCGCTCCTGGGCGCGGACGGCGAGGTCTATGCGCTGGCCCAGGGCTCGCTCGCCATCGCGGGCTTCCAGGCCGAGGGCGATGCCGCGAAGATCACCCGGGGCGTGCCCACGAACGGGCGCATCGCCAACGGCGCGATGATCGAGCGCGAGATCGAGTTCAAGCTCAACCAGCAGCGCATGCTGCGGCTCTCGCTGCGCAACCCGGACCTCACCACCTCGAAGCGGATCGCCGCGGCGATCAACGACTTCATGGGTGCCGACACCGCCGAGCCCACCGACCCCTCGACGGTCACCCTCCAGGTTCCGGCCCGCTACCAGGGCAACATGATCCGGCTGCTCACCGAGATCGAGCAGCTCAAGGTCGAGCCCGACCAGACCGCCCGCGTCGTCATCGACGAACGCTCGGGCATCATCGTGATGGGCCGCGACGTGCGCGTCTCCACCGTGGCAGTGGCGCAGGGCAACCTCACCGTCACCATCACCGAGCAGCCGCAGGTGAGCCAGCCCGAGCCGCTGTCGCAGGGCACGACCGTGGTGGTGCCGCGCACCGCCCTCAAGGTGGATACCGGCGACCGCAACAAGCTCGCCCTCGTCAAGGAGGGGGTGAGCCTGCGCGAACTCGTCGATGGGCTGAACGCGCTCGGCGTCGGCCCGCGCGACCTGATCTCGATCCTGCAGGCCATCAAGGCGGCGGGCGCCCTCCAGGCCGACATCGAGGTGATGTGA
- a CDS encoding flagellar assembly protein FliX: protein MRVDPRFATAGPGAVPKRPADASQSFAVATGLPPRAAASAGSAAPLAGLDAILTLQAEAEDPAERRRRHARRGHDLLDALDRLKAALLGGRVSTADLKAIAGRLAERPGPTGDLRLDDLIGQIELRAEVELAKLGVAG from the coding sequence ATGCGCGTCGATCCCCGCTTCGCGACCGCCGGCCCGGGCGCGGTGCCCAAGCGCCCCGCCGACGCGAGCCAGAGTTTCGCGGTCGCGACCGGTTTGCCGCCGCGGGCCGCCGCGAGCGCCGGCAGTGCTGCGCCGCTTGCCGGCCTCGATGCGATCCTCACCCTCCAGGCTGAGGCCGAGGATCCGGCCGAGCGCCGCCGCAGACATGCCCGGCGCGGCCACGACCTCCTGGATGCCCTCGACCGCCTCAAGGCGGCGCTGCTCGGCGGGCGCGTGAGCACGGCCGATCTCAAGGCCATCGCCGGCCGGCTGGCCGAGCGGCCGGGCCCGACGGGCGACCTGCGCCTCGACGATCTGATCGGGCAGATCGAGCTGCGGGCGGAAGTGGAACTCGCGAAGCTCGGCGTCGCCGGCTAG
- the dksA gene encoding RNA polymerase-binding protein DksA — protein MAKVVIEDGYAPSDAEPFMNERQREYFRRKLLSWKQDILREAQDTLVALQTENENHPDLTDRASSETDRAIELRARDRQRKLIAKIDAALARIEDGSYGYCEETGEPISLKRLEARPIATLSLEAQERHERRERVYRDD, from the coding sequence ATGGCGAAGGTCGTGATCGAGGACGGTTATGCCCCCAGCGATGCCGAACCCTTTATGAATGAACGGCAGCGCGAGTATTTCCGCCGCAAGTTGTTGAGTTGGAAGCAGGACATCCTGCGCGAGGCCCAGGACACCCTGGTCGCCCTGCAGACGGAGAATGAGAACCATCCAGATCTGACCGACCGTGCCTCATCGGAAACGGACCGTGCGATCGAACTGCGTGCCCGCGACCGTCAGCGCAAGCTGATCGCCAAGATCGACGCGGCGCTGGCGCGCATCGAGGACGGATCCTACGGCTACTGCGAGGAGACCGGCGAGCCGATCTCGCTCAAGCGCCTGGAGGCCCGCCCGATCGCGACCCTGTCGCTCGAAGCCCAGGAGCGCCACGAACGCCGCGAGCGCGTCTACCGCGACGACTGA
- a CDS encoding GcrA family cell cycle regulator — MAMSTWTDERIEELKRLWSESLTGSEIAKRLGLKDRNAVMGKIHRLGLARKNFATEVQAPANDSKPAEPEEPLHPILLLKEWSCRFPVGDPLGREFRFCCAKRQPGLPYCEAHARIAYTPMERSARAARR; from the coding sequence ATGGCGATGTCGACCTGGACGGACGAGCGGATCGAGGAACTCAAGCGGCTGTGGAGCGAGAGCCTGACTGGCTCCGAGATCGCGAAGCGGCTCGGGCTCAAGGACCGCAACGCGGTAATGGGCAAGATCCATCGGTTGGGGCTGGCGCGGAAGAACTTCGCGACGGAGGTGCAGGCCCCCGCCAACGACTCCAAGCCGGCGGAGCCGGAGGAGCCGCTGCATCCGATCCTTCTGCTCAAGGAATGGTCGTGCCGGTTCCCGGTCGGCGATCCGCTGGGCCGTGAATTCCGCTTCTGCTGCGCCAAGCGCCAGCCTGGGCTGCCCTATTGCGAAGCCCATGCGCGGATCGCCTATACGCCGATGGAGCGCTCCGCGCGCGCGGCGCGGCGCTGA
- the flgH gene encoding flagellar basal body L-ring protein FlgH, which produces MSRPVRLALPTLLALGLSACNTVDRLANIGAQPALSAIEDPTAQAGYKPVRLPMPEVQPVSYAPNSLWRTGSRAFFKDQRAAKVGDLVTVKVNVTDKANLNNETKRSRSNSESFGIPNAFGLETKTKLLGGADPDKLLTADSTTSNDGAGSIQRAETVTTNVAAIVTQVLPNGNLVVEGKQEIRINFEVRELIVAGVIRPEDIESDNTIDSAKIAQARIAYGGRGQITDVQQPRYGQQFLDIMLPF; this is translated from the coding sequence ATGTCCCGTCCGGTCCGCCTCGCCCTGCCGACGCTGCTCGCGCTCGGGCTCTCTGCCTGCAACACCGTCGACCGCCTCGCCAATATCGGCGCGCAGCCGGCCCTCTCGGCGATCGAGGACCCGACCGCCCAGGCCGGCTACAAGCCCGTGCGGCTGCCGATGCCGGAGGTGCAGCCGGTCTCCTACGCGCCGAACTCGCTCTGGCGCACGGGCTCGCGCGCCTTCTTCAAGGATCAGCGCGCCGCCAAGGTCGGCGATCTCGTCACCGTGAAGGTCAACGTCACCGACAAGGCGAACCTCAACAACGAGACCAAGCGCTCGCGCTCGAACTCGGAATCGTTCGGGATCCCGAACGCCTTCGGGCTCGAGACGAAGACGAAGTTGCTGGGCGGCGCCGATCCGGACAAGCTGCTCACCGCCGACTCGACCACGAGCAACGACGGGGCGGGCTCGATCCAGCGGGCCGAGACCGTGACGACGAACGTCGCCGCGATCGTCACGCAGGTGCTGCCGAACGGCAACCTCGTGGTCGAGGGCAAGCAGGAGATCCGGATCAATTTCGAGGTGCGCGAGCTGATCGTCGCCGGCGTGATCCGGCCGGAGGATATCGAATCCGACAACACCATCGATTCGGCCAAGATCGCGCAGGCCCGAATCGCCTATGGCGGACGCGGCCAGATCACGGACGTGCAGCAGCCCCGTTACGGGCAGCAATTCCTGGACATCATGCTGCCATTCTAA
- the flgA gene encoding flagellar basal body P-ring formation chaperone FlgA, whose protein sequence is MSFDPRDPPARACAILNPGIIGRTALALIALWLLTLPVLAAGPVRPSLKGDITARRDVVTLGDLVENAPADLAERPLFRAPALGTTGTIQVRRIAEAAATLGLEPPESGGRLQITVQRAARRIAGPEIEAAVAAALARQQGLDPKNLAIAFDGEPPVLTVPVDLDGPASAVEVAYDPRSRRVSALVTVGARQASLRVSGQVIEMIEVAVLTRALARGESVGAADVTVQRRARDGSSADATADAASLVGQVAQRALAPGQKLRAGDLARPELVQRGETVTILYEGPGVSLALRGQAKEGGPLGAVVAVVNPVSKKVLQATVSGPGRVSVGPPKPASLAALPAQP, encoded by the coding sequence ATGAGCTTCGATCCCCGAGACCCGCCGGCACGCGCCTGCGCCATCCTCAATCCGGGCATCATCGGGCGCACCGCCCTGGCGCTGATCGCGCTCTGGCTCCTCACCCTGCCGGTGCTGGCCGCCGGGCCGGTGCGGCCCTCGCTCAAGGGCGACATTACCGCCCGGCGCGACGTGGTCACCCTCGGCGACCTCGTCGAGAATGCGCCGGCGGATCTCGCGGAACGGCCCCTGTTCCGGGCGCCGGCCCTCGGCACCACCGGGACGATCCAGGTGCGCCGCATCGCCGAGGCGGCGGCCACGCTCGGCCTCGAACCGCCGGAGAGCGGCGGGCGCCTGCAGATCACGGTGCAGCGGGCGGCGCGCCGCATCGCCGGGCCGGAGATCGAGGCCGCGGTGGCAGCGGCCTTGGCGCGCCAGCAGGGCCTCGATCCAAAAAACCTCGCGATCGCCTTCGACGGCGAACCGCCGGTGCTGACGGTGCCGGTCGACCTCGACGGGCCGGCGAGTGCGGTGGAGGTCGCCTATGACCCGCGCAGCCGCCGGGTCTCCGCCCTCGTCACCGTCGGCGCGCGGCAGGCCTCGCTGCGCGTCTCAGGGCAGGTGATCGAGATGATTGAGGTCGCGGTGCTCACGCGCGCCCTGGCGCGGGGCGAGAGTGTGGGCGCGGCGGACGTGACGGTCCAGCGCCGGGCCCGCGACGGGTCGTCCGCAGACGCCACCGCCGACGCGGCCTCTCTCGTCGGGCAGGTGGCGCAGCGCGCCCTCGCCCCCGGCCAGAAGCTGCGCGCGGGCGACCTTGCGCGGCCCGAACTCGTGCAGCGCGGCGAGACCGTGACGATCCTGTACGAGGGTCCGGGCGTGAGCCTCGCGCTGCGCGGGCAAGCCAAGGAGGGCGGGCCGCTCGGTGCCGTCGTCGCCGTCGTCAATCCCGTCTCCAAGAAGGTGCTGCAGGCGACCGTGAGCGGGCCCGGCCGGGTCAGCGTCGGCCCGCCCAAACCCGCCAGCCTCGCCGCCCTCCCCGCCCAGCCGTGA
- the flgG gene encoding flagellar basal-body rod protein FlgG has product MRALYAAATGMAAQELNVQVISNNIANLRTTGYKRQQAHFQDLLYQNLRRAGSATSDQGNQLPAGLALGSGVKTTSTARVMSQGTLSSTEKTYDIAIRGEGFFQITLPDGRTAYTRDGSFDLDSQGQIVTRDGYLINPSITVPNNATGVTISASGMVQATVPGQTAPQNLGQIQLARFVNKVGLESIGDNLFTETLASGPAITGNPGAEGFGNLQQSYLEEANVNAVTEISSLIAAQRAYEMNSKVVTAADQMLSTTSQMFRG; this is encoded by the coding sequence ATGCGCGCGCTCTACGCCGCCGCCACCGGCATGGCGGCCCAGGAACTCAACGTCCAGGTCATCTCCAACAACATCGCGAACCTGCGCACCACCGGCTACAAGCGCCAGCAGGCGCATTTCCAGGATCTGCTCTACCAGAACCTGCGCCGGGCGGGCTCGGCGACCTCCGACCAGGGCAACCAGCTGCCGGCCGGCCTCGCCCTCGGCTCGGGCGTGAAGACCACCTCGACCGCCCGCGTGATGAGCCAGGGGACGCTGTCCTCGACGGAAAAAACCTACGATATCGCCATCCGCGGCGAGGGTTTTTTCCAGATCACGCTGCCGGACGGGCGCACCGCCTACACGCGGGACGGTTCCTTCGACCTCGACTCGCAGGGGCAGATCGTCACCCGGGACGGCTACCTCATCAATCCCAGCATCACCGTCCCCAACAACGCGACCGGGGTCACCATCAGCGCCTCGGGCATGGTGCAGGCCACGGTCCCGGGCCAGACCGCCCCGCAGAATCTCGGCCAGATCCAGCTCGCGCGGTTCGTCAACAAGGTCGGCCTCGAATCGATCGGCGACAACCTCTTCACCGAGACCCTGGCCTCGGGACCGGCCATCACGGGCAATCCGGGCGCCGAGGGCTTCGGGAACCTGCAGCAGAGCTACCTCGAAGAGGCGAACGTCAATGCGGTCACCGAGATCTCGTCGCTGATCGCGGCGCAGCGCGCCTACGAGATGAACTCGAAGGTGGTCACCGCCGCCGACCAGATGCTCTCCACCACCTCGCAGATGTTCCGCGGATAG
- the flgF gene encoding flagellar basal-body rod protein FlgF, giving the protein MQNAQLIGLSAQVALGRELEVIANNMANVSTTGFKARTTRFQEYLMPKASAETFRRPDRRLSYVIDAGTPLDLSQGPIETTGNPLNAAIRGDAFFAVQTPQGERYTRNGAFELNAQGQLVTSDGNLVLGDGGPIQFNPQETGAAIGPDGTISTNQGNRGKLRLVRFSDPQALSNAGANLYAATAAPLPAGTQARVEPGAVERSNVSPVLTMTRMMEVNRIYALVSDSVSRMDALRGSAIQRLADIGTA; this is encoded by the coding sequence ATGCAGAACGCGCAGTTGATCGGTCTCTCGGCCCAGGTGGCGCTGGGGCGCGAACTCGAGGTGATCGCCAACAACATGGCGAACGTCTCGACGACGGGCTTCAAGGCGCGCACGACCCGGTTCCAGGAATACCTGATGCCGAAGGCGAGCGCCGAGACCTTTCGGCGGCCGGACCGGCGCCTCTCCTACGTGATCGATGCCGGCACGCCGCTCGACCTGTCGCAGGGGCCGATCGAGACCACCGGGAATCCCCTCAACGCGGCGATCCGCGGCGACGCCTTCTTCGCCGTGCAGACCCCGCAGGGCGAGCGCTACACCCGCAACGGCGCCTTCGAGCTCAACGCGCAGGGGCAGCTCGTCACCAGCGACGGCAACCTCGTGCTGGGCGATGGCGGGCCGATCCAGTTCAACCCGCAGGAGACAGGCGCGGCGATCGGGCCGGACGGCACGATCTCCACCAATCAGGGCAATCGCGGCAAGCTGCGCCTCGTCCGCTTCTCCGATCCGCAGGCGCTCAGCAATGCGGGCGCGAACCTCTACGCCGCCACCGCCGCCCCGCTGCCCGCAGGGACGCAGGCCCGGGTGGAGCCGGGCGCAGTGGAGCGCTCGAATGTCAGCCCGGTTCTCACCATGACCCGGATGATGGAGGTCAACCGCATCTACGCGCTCGTCTCAGACTCAGTCTCGCGGATGGACGCCCTGCGCGGCAGCGCCATCCAGCGCCTCGCCGATATCGGCACCGCCTAG
- the fliL gene encoding flagellar basal body-associated protein FliL, with protein sequence MAKKPKRAPDDEEGAEGEARPPGGSRKRLVLIALAAVLLLGGGGGGYLFLKSRAAHAEKQAAETKAPVAFMDLREMVMNLTSDIGQSQTRFIKLKVALEVRDAKVAAEIQPLMPRVEDAFQVYIRELRPTDFEGSMGTYRLREELLRRVNVAVYPAKVDAVLFKEFVIQ encoded by the coding sequence ATGGCGAAGAAGCCGAAGAGGGCCCCCGACGACGAGGAGGGCGCCGAGGGCGAGGCCCGGCCCCCCGGGGGATCGCGCAAGAGGCTCGTCCTGATCGCGCTCGCGGCCGTCCTGCTGCTCGGCGGTGGAGGAGGCGGGTACCTGTTCCTGAAGAGCCGCGCCGCCCATGCGGAGAAGCAGGCCGCCGAGACGAAGGCGCCCGTCGCCTTCATGGACCTGCGCGAGATGGTGATGAACCTCACCTCCGACATCGGCCAGAGCCAGACCCGCTTCATCAAGCTCAAGGTCGCCCTGGAGGTGCGGGACGCGAAAGTGGCGGCGGAGATCCAGCCGCTGATGCCGCGCGTCGAGGATGCGTTCCAGGTCTATATCCGCGAACTCCGGCCTACGGATTTCGAAGGATCGATGGGCACCTATCGCCTGCGCGAGGAATTGCTGCGCCGTGTCAACGTCGCGGTCTATCCCGCCAAGGTCGACGCTGTGCTGTTCAAGGAATTCGTGATCCAGTAG